A stretch of the Dyella telluris genome encodes the following:
- a CDS encoding putative hemolysin, translating to MKIATPIAFALAVCACSSTPVPPPDNPPSVGMANPASVACVNQGGKLDLRKDEAGNVTGICVFADGRQCEEWALFRDHQCVAPADVKH from the coding sequence ATGAAAATCGCTACCCCGATCGCATTCGCCCTCGCTGTGTGCGCCTGCTCCAGCACACCTGTGCCCCCGCCCGACAACCCGCCTTCGGTCGGCATGGCCAATCCCGCATCGGTAGCCTGCGTCAATCAAGGCGGCAAGCTGGACCTGCGCAAGGATGAAGCCGGCAACGTCACCGGGATCTGCGTGTTTGCCGATGGCCGGCAGTGTGAGGAATGGGCGCTGTTCCGCGATCACCAGTGCGTGGCACCCGCGGACGTGAAACACTGA
- a CDS encoding TPM domain-containing protein gives MERLLSRLPSIPAMACAFTIWLLLLAGPAHATDVPALQGPVNDYAHVLGDDAAVIGARLAADEQRTGNQVVVLTVRSLGGQDIESYANDVFAQWKLGQKGKDNGVLMVVAVDDHRMRIEVGYGLEGTLTDLASSRIIRERMQPRFADGDYAGGVESGVDGVLGVLDGEAAASPAPADESPAQVIAREGFWKSGAGIFVVLVALFWLLFTWMASQGGSWWSMFLLGPLTIPLLLLLFPWWGVACVYALHLCLATLWRRRQMRGEFRLGKKTKYRTTVRQWPPSLADILLWTGPRKGGLTGYGGGGRGGSGGSGSGSSSSGYSGGGGSSGGGGASGSW, from the coding sequence ATGGAACGACTTTTATCGCGCTTGCCCTCGATACCCGCGATGGCATGCGCATTCACGATATGGCTCCTGTTGCTCGCCGGGCCGGCGCACGCTACGGATGTGCCGGCCCTGCAAGGTCCGGTGAACGACTACGCGCACGTGCTTGGTGATGACGCCGCCGTCATCGGGGCAAGGCTCGCTGCGGACGAGCAGCGCACCGGCAATCAGGTCGTGGTGCTGACCGTGCGCAGTCTCGGCGGGCAGGACATCGAAAGCTACGCCAATGACGTGTTCGCCCAGTGGAAGCTGGGGCAGAAGGGCAAGGACAACGGTGTGCTGATGGTGGTGGCGGTGGATGACCATCGCATGCGCATCGAAGTCGGCTATGGCCTGGAAGGCACGCTGACCGACCTCGCCAGCTCGCGCATCATCCGCGAACGCATGCAGCCGCGATTCGCCGACGGCGACTACGCCGGTGGCGTTGAATCGGGGGTGGATGGCGTGCTGGGCGTGCTTGACGGTGAGGCGGCGGCGTCTCCGGCGCCAGCGGATGAATCGCCTGCCCAGGTCATTGCGCGCGAAGGTTTCTGGAAGTCGGGTGCCGGCATCTTCGTGGTGCTGGTTGCGCTGTTCTGGTTGCTGTTCACCTGGATGGCATCGCAGGGCGGCAGCTGGTGGTCGATGTTCTTGCTAGGCCCGCTCACGATACCGCTACTGCTGCTCCTGTTCCCCTGGTGGGGTGTGGCGTGCGTCTACGCTCTGCATCTTTGCCTGGCCACGCTGTGGCGTCGCAGGCAGATGCGTGGCGAATTCAGGCTGGGCAAGAAGACGAAGTACAGAACGACGGTACGCCAGTGGCCGCCGTCGCTTGCCGACATCCTGCTGTGGACCGGGCCGCGCAAGGGCGGCCTGACCGGATATGGCGGGGGTGGGCGTGGAGGCTCGGGTGGAAGCGGCTCCGGTTCGTCGTCCTCGGGCTATTCCGGCGGCGGTGGCAGCTCGGGCGGCGGTGGTGCATCGGGCAGCTGGTGA
- a CDS encoding M13 family metallopeptidase yields MKNRIVKPLALAMGLALCTGALAGPSGNFDVKELDTSKNICNDFNGFVNAKWLAANPIPADRTRWGSFDALREDSLNVQHGIVDKAAKDAASAKPGSIEQKIGYFYASGMDEAAIEKAGFDPIKPELARIDALKNSKDVVAYITESYAKGNPVGFRFYGNADFKNSSRQIAYANQGGLGLPTADYYSKPDFEKIRAEYVAHIARTLQLTGVSEADAQKQAKAVMAFETRLAAASLVPTELRQPENRYHFVSMADADKVTPHFEWAAFFKAQGADVTDGFSLSQPKFFAEFDKMLADVPASDWQAYLRFHAIDAASPYLSTPFQKEDFAFNAQTLNGQKEMKSRWKRTLDSVEGGMGMALGQLYVAQTFSPESKARAEQLVGDLRAAYKNRIENLPWMSEATKKKALEKWATFTPKIGYPDKWRDWTGLTIASTGSYFANVQAADKFNYDYMVGKIGKPVDRTEWGMTPQTVNAYYNSLKNEIVFPAAILQPPFFSASADDALNYGGIGAVIGHEMGHGYDDQGSKFDAQGNNVNWWTDEDRKAFEARTDLLADQFNHYEALPGKFVNGKLTMGENIGDLGGLNAAYDALQMALKRNPAEAKKKIDGYTQDQRFFLNWARVWRGSIRPEAQLTLLNTDPHAPAQFRAIGAPSNMPAFAQTFQCKAGDAMVRPADKQVKIW; encoded by the coding sequence ATGAAGAACCGCATTGTGAAACCGCTGGCGCTGGCCATGGGCCTGGCCTTGTGCACCGGCGCACTGGCCGGCCCCTCCGGCAACTTCGATGTGAAGGAACTGGACACCAGCAAGAACATCTGCAACGACTTCAACGGCTTCGTCAATGCAAAGTGGCTTGCCGCCAACCCGATTCCCGCCGACCGCACGCGCTGGGGCTCCTTCGACGCACTGCGCGAAGACAGCCTGAACGTGCAGCACGGCATCGTGGACAAGGCCGCCAAGGATGCCGCCAGCGCCAAGCCGGGTTCCATCGAGCAGAAGATCGGCTACTTCTATGCCTCGGGCATGGATGAAGCCGCCATCGAGAAGGCCGGCTTCGATCCCATCAAGCCGGAACTGGCGCGCATCGACGCGCTGAAGAACAGCAAGGATGTGGTCGCCTACATCACCGAGAGTTACGCCAAGGGCAATCCGGTTGGCTTCCGCTTCTACGGCAACGCCGACTTCAAGAATTCCAGCCGCCAGATCGCCTACGCCAATCAGGGCGGGCTGGGCCTGCCGACCGCCGATTACTACAGCAAGCCGGACTTCGAGAAGATCCGTGCCGAATACGTGGCGCATATCGCGCGCACGCTGCAGTTGACCGGCGTCAGCGAGGCCGACGCACAGAAGCAGGCGAAAGCCGTGATGGCCTTCGAAACGCGTCTCGCCGCCGCTTCGCTGGTGCCGACCGAGCTGCGCCAGCCGGAGAACCGCTACCACTTCGTCAGCATGGCCGATGCCGACAAGGTGACGCCGCACTTCGAATGGGCGGCCTTCTTCAAGGCACAGGGCGCCGACGTGACGGACGGTTTCTCGCTGTCGCAGCCGAAGTTCTTCGCAGAATTCGACAAGATGCTGGCCGACGTGCCGGCAAGCGACTGGCAGGCCTACCTGCGCTTCCACGCCATCGACGCGGCCTCGCCGTACCTCTCCACGCCGTTCCAGAAGGAAGACTTCGCGTTCAACGCGCAGACGCTCAACGGCCAGAAGGAAATGAAGTCGCGCTGGAAGCGCACGCTGGACAGCGTGGAAGGCGGCATGGGCATGGCACTGGGCCAGCTCTACGTGGCGCAGACCTTCTCGCCGGAATCCAAGGCACGCGCGGAACAGCTGGTGGGCGACCTGCGCGCCGCCTACAAGAACCGCATCGAAAACCTGCCGTGGATGAGCGAGGCCACCAAGAAGAAGGCACTGGAGAAGTGGGCCACCTTCACCCCGAAGATCGGCTATCCGGACAAGTGGCGTGACTGGACGGGCCTGACCATTGCGTCCACCGGCAGCTACTTCGCCAACGTGCAGGCCGCCGACAAGTTCAACTACGACTACATGGTCGGCAAGATCGGCAAGCCGGTGGACCGCACCGAATGGGGCATGACTCCGCAGACGGTGAATGCGTACTACAACTCATTGAAGAATGAGATCGTGTTCCCGGCCGCCATCCTGCAGCCGCCGTTCTTCAGCGCCAGCGCCGACGATGCACTCAACTACGGCGGCATCGGCGCGGTGATCGGCCACGAAATGGGCCACGGCTACGACGACCAGGGCAGCAAGTTCGACGCGCAGGGCAACAACGTCAACTGGTGGACCGATGAAGACCGCAAGGCCTTCGAAGCCCGCACCGACCTGCTCGCCGACCAGTTCAACCACTACGAAGCGCTGCCGGGCAAGTTCGTCAACGGCAAGCTGACCATGGGCGAGAACATCGGTGACCTCGGCGGCCTCAACGCGGCTTACGACGCCCTGCAGATGGCACTGAAGCGCAACCCGGCCGAAGCGAAGAAGAAGATCGATGGCTACACGCAGGATCAGCGCTTCTTCCTCAACTGGGCACGCGTGTGGCGCGGCAGCATCCGTCCGGAAGCACAGCTCACCCTGCTCAACACCGATCCGCACGCACCGGCGCAGTTCCGCGCCATCGGTGCACCGTCGAACATGCCGGCCTTTGCACAGACCTTCCAGTGCAAGGCGGGTGACGCGATGGTGCGTCCGGCGGACAAGCAGGTGAAGATCTGGTAA
- a CDS encoding GNAT family N-acetyltransferase: MPNPSELLFRLANHQDVATIVALVESAYRGESGQRGWTTESHLLDGQRTDTESVAALIGVDGSVVLLAEQGGELVACCHIERQDASGYFGMFAVNPLLQRAGVGRAVLAEAERIAKETWQATAMRMSVIEQREDLIAWYVRRGYALTGETRPFPYGQPRFGIPRRDDLRFVWLSKPLHEVTA, translated from the coding sequence ATGCCAAACCCGTCCGAACTCCTGTTCCGCCTGGCCAATCACCAGGACGTCGCCACCATCGTCGCCTTGGTCGAATCCGCGTATCGCGGCGAATCCGGCCAGCGCGGATGGACCACCGAATCCCATCTGCTCGACGGCCAGCGCACTGATACCGAAAGCGTCGCCGCGCTGATCGGCGTTGACGGCAGCGTGGTGCTGCTGGCGGAGCAGGGCGGTGAACTGGTGGCCTGTTGCCATATCGAGCGACAGGATGCCTCCGGCTATTTCGGCATGTTCGCCGTCAACCCGCTGCTGCAGCGCGCCGGCGTGGGCCGTGCCGTGCTCGCGGAAGCAGAACGCATCGCGAAGGAAACCTGGCAAGCCACCGCGATGCGCATGTCGGTGATCGAGCAGCGCGAGGATCTGATCGCCTGGTACGTGCGCCGTGGCTACGCGCTGACCGGAGAGACGCGTCCATTCCCCTATGGCCAGCCGCGCTTCGGCATTCCGCGACGCGACGACCTGCGCTTCGTCTGGCTGAGCAAGCCGCTGCACGAGGTGACGGCATGA
- a CDS encoding non-heme iron oxygenase ferredoxin subunit, which translates to MADWIFVGTRSELLPGEFKVVWDGDTAIAVYNIDGDLYAIEDVCSHDGGELAGGEVHGFEVECPRHGARFDVRNGAVTCPPAYEPIASFPVHEVDGQIWTRDDR; encoded by the coding sequence ATGGCCGACTGGATCTTCGTGGGCACGCGCAGCGAACTGCTGCCTGGCGAGTTCAAGGTCGTGTGGGATGGCGACACCGCCATCGCCGTGTACAACATCGACGGTGACCTCTACGCCATCGAAGACGTTTGCAGCCACGACGGCGGTGAACTTGCCGGTGGCGAAGTGCATGGATTCGAAGTGGAATGCCCGCGCCATGGCGCGCGCTTCGACGTGCGCAACGGTGCCGTGACGTGTCCTCCGGCTTATGAGCCGATCGCCAGCTTCCCCGTGCACGAGGTTGATGGCCAGATCTGGACGCGCGACGACAGGTGA